A portion of the Rhodopseudomonas sp. BAL398 genome contains these proteins:
- a CDS encoding 50S ribosomal protein L25/general stress protein Ctc: MATVMELKATTRLASGKGAARAERRAGKVPGVIYGDKQPPVAISVNELELRARVLAGRFLTTIYDIELDGKKHRVIPRDVHLDPIRDFPIHVDFLRLGVGATIRVNVPLHLKGSDIAPGVKRGGTVNIVTPSLELEVSADNIPQFIEADIGTLDIAGSLHLSAITLPAGVKSLSREDITLVTIVPPSGYAEEAKAAAAGGAAAAPGAAAAPAAGAKAPAAGAKAPAAGAKAPAAGAKAPAAPAAKKK, from the coding sequence ATGGCGACCGTCATGGAATTGAAGGCGACCACTCGTCTGGCAAGCGGCAAGGGGGCCGCCCGGGCAGAGCGTCGCGCCGGCAAAGTGCCCGGAGTGATCTACGGAGACAAGCAGCCCCCGGTGGCGATTTCGGTCAATGAGCTCGAATTGCGCGCGCGCGTTCTGGCCGGCCGGTTTCTCACCACGATTTACGACATCGAGCTCGACGGCAAGAAGCACCGCGTGATTCCGCGCGACGTCCATCTCGATCCGATCCGGGATTTCCCGATCCATGTCGATTTCCTGCGGCTCGGCGTCGGCGCCACCATCCGGGTTAACGTTCCGCTGCATCTGAAGGGCTCGGACATCGCGCCGGGCGTCAAGCGCGGCGGCACCGTCAACATCGTCACCCCTTCGCTCGAGCTCGAAGTCTCGGCCGACAACATTCCGCAGTTCATCGAAGCCGATATCGGCACGCTGGACATCGCGGGTTCGCTGCATCTGTCGGCGATCACGCTGCCGGCCGGCGTCAAGTCGCTGTCGCGCGAGGACATCACCCTGGTGACCATCGTGCCGCCGTCCGGTTACGCCGAAGAGGCCAAGGCCGCCGCCGCGGGTGGTGCCGCGGCTGCGCCGGGCGCTGCTGCTGCTCCGGCGGCAGGTGCCAAGGCTCCGGCGGCGGGCGCCAAGGCTCCCGCGGCTGGTGCGAAAGCGCCGGCGGCTGGTGCCAAGGCTCCGGCTGCTC